In Pseudothermotoga hypogea DSM 11164 = NBRC 106472, the following are encoded in one genomic region:
- a CDS encoding ABC transporter permease, with protein MNRTLKKFLKRPLNLVSLSLIVLFLIVAILPSTFAPHSPYAMDYDAILEGPSLKHPFGTDQFGRDIFSRCVHGLQKSVVIAFSAILFASFVGTILGLTAGYYGGIWDLLIMRLCDGLFAFPSLILALFIVALFGSNLVNLIVAIGVVYVPIFARTVRGAALSVKETLFVKASKAIGKSDLKIMLTDVLPNLSSVLIVTFTTNLSTAFLTEASLGFLGLSVPPPEPTLGGLVSQGTAFLLSAPWISLFPGFVIALVVFALNVLGDGLRDVLDPRNK; from the coding sequence ATGAACAGGACGTTGAAGAAGTTCTTGAAAAGACCACTGAACTTGGTATCGCTCTCGTTGATAGTTTTGTTCCTTATCGTCGCCATTCTTCCTTCCACCTTCGCACCGCACAGTCCCTACGCGATGGACTACGACGCGATCCTCGAAGGACCATCTCTGAAGCATCCCTTCGGAACAGACCAGTTCGGCAGGGACATATTCTCAAGGTGCGTCCACGGTCTTCAAAAGAGCGTCGTCATAGCCTTCAGCGCGATCCTGTTCGCATCCTTCGTTGGAACGATCCTCGGACTCACGGCGGGTTACTACGGCGGAATCTGGGACCTGCTCATCATGAGGCTCTGCGATGGTCTGTTCGCCTTCCCATCGTTGATCCTCGCTCTCTTCATCGTGGCCCTCTTCGGCTCCAACCTCGTCAATTTGATAGTTGCCATAGGCGTGGTCTACGTTCCGATCTTCGCCAGGACCGTGCGTGGTGCGGCACTCTCTGTAAAGGAGACTCTCTTCGTGAAGGCGTCCAAAGCGATAGGAAAGAGCGATTTGAAGATAATGCTCACCGACGTGTTGCCCAATCTTTCATCTGTACTCATTGTGACCTTCACCACCAATCTCTCAACCGCCTTCTTGACCGAAGCTTCGCTGGGCTTTCTGGGTTTGAGCGTTCCACCACCCGAGCCGACGCTCGGAGGCCTGGTGAGCCAAGGCACCGCGTTCTTGTTGAGCGCACCGTGGATCTCTCTCTTTCCTGGCTTCGTCATAGCCCTCGTGGTGTTCGCCTTGAACGTGCTCGGCGATGGGCTGAGAGACGTTCTCGATCCGAGGAACAAGTGA
- a CDS encoding ABC transporter permease — MSFAYLLRRILTSIPTVFFVVFVVFIAIHLVPGDVVDMMLGTQNYLTEEQIDQLYKQYGLDKPLIVQFGVWLKNLFTLNFGTSLRTGRRVIDLILDRFPVTLELSVLSMFFATVIGIPLGIVAAIKKNSFVDGLVRVIGLIGLSSPSFWVGAILIVIFSGTFKGFNIFGYVQLREDFLRNLQVMFLPSLTLGLMLSAQIMRMTRSSMLDVLQQEYIRTAKAKGVSYSRLISKHALKNALIPIITLSGIQLGYLLAGTIVIENMFALPGLGRLLLQAVNERDYPVIQFVVMFIAILIVVLNILIDFVYTLIDPRVELR; from the coding sequence ATGAGCTTTGCTTATCTTCTGCGTCGCATTCTCACTTCGATACCGACGGTGTTCTTCGTCGTGTTCGTGGTGTTCATCGCGATACACCTCGTCCCTGGTGACGTTGTGGACATGATGCTTGGTACTCAGAATTATTTGACAGAAGAGCAGATAGACCAATTGTACAAACAGTACGGCTTGGACAAACCTTTGATCGTCCAGTTCGGTGTTTGGTTGAAGAACCTCTTCACGCTGAACTTCGGAACGTCTCTGAGAACCGGAAGAAGAGTCATAGACCTCATCCTCGATCGCTTTCCAGTGACGCTGGAGCTCTCCGTTCTGTCCATGTTCTTCGCGACTGTGATCGGCATACCCCTCGGCATCGTCGCCGCGATCAAGAAGAACTCCTTCGTGGATGGTTTGGTGAGAGTGATAGGTTTGATCGGACTGTCGTCCCCATCCTTCTGGGTGGGGGCGATTTTGATTGTTATTTTCTCCGGAACCTTCAAAGGTTTCAACATCTTCGGTTACGTGCAGCTACGTGAAGATTTCTTAAGAAACCTTCAAGTGATGTTTCTGCCCTCCCTCACGCTCGGTCTCATGCTCTCGGCGCAGATCATGAGGATGACCAGATCCTCGATGCTCGACGTACTGCAGCAGGAGTACATAAGAACGGCGAAGGCGAAAGGTGTGAGTTATTCAAGGTTGATAAGCAAACACGCGCTCAAAAACGCGCTCATACCCATCATCACACTCTCTGGAATTCAGCTGGGTTATCTCTTGGCAGGAACGATCGTCATCGAGAACATGTTCGCCCTACCTGGCCTTGGAAGATTGCTCCTTCAAGCGGTGAACGAGAGGGACTATCCAGTGATCCAGTTCGTGGTGATGTTCATTGCCATACTCATAGTCGTGCTCAACATCTTGATCGACTTCGTCTACACCTTGATAGATCCTCGCGTCGAACTGAGGTGA